From Streptomyces sp. NBC_01754, a single genomic window includes:
- a CDS encoding TniQ family protein yields MNRKRPLPRSLDPLPDETLIGFVLRLAHRLGTTPGEIAVRTGLAPQGRPGLPTRLPLGFLHHLSGGHLTDFAHTTHLTPGEVEGLLLAPLGKRYGPLNPVLTPRSTPARMIYDNPWILTRSTRYCPLCLAGDGDAIQALHGGAWKRIWRLPVAFLCLRHRRLLQHECPGCKTPAQSVRTANAIARLTDDTLHPTQCRFTPRPVSQQQPETACAADLTRPDPHPTPDTATMSVLLRVQQQLTDLLTASGPETAMSAGSPVPVAHYFADLRATVAMIFRTWPVARDYASTPCLAAALDAEYAFRAAQAEPLLNTPGKKKTSKPYTVPPTEGLAAGAALDLAVKLLDTHDPVDARRRLAPLVQRLRGADLALSTWLRRPSWISASLREAVMDLPAGRGAAT; encoded by the coding sequence GTGAACCGCAAGCGGCCGCTGCCCCGCAGCCTTGATCCCCTGCCAGACGAAACCCTCATCGGATTCGTTCTGCGGCTCGCCCACCGACTGGGGACGACACCCGGCGAGATCGCCGTCCGCACCGGCCTCGCCCCTCAGGGCCGACCGGGCCTGCCTACCCGTCTGCCTCTCGGCTTCCTGCACCACCTCAGCGGGGGACACCTCACGGACTTCGCGCACACGACCCACCTCACTCCCGGCGAAGTCGAAGGACTGCTCCTCGCCCCGCTCGGGAAGCGATACGGACCGCTGAACCCCGTGCTCACCCCACGCAGCACACCAGCACGGATGATCTACGACAACCCATGGATTCTGACCCGCTCCACCCGCTACTGCCCGCTCTGCCTCGCAGGCGATGGAGACGCCATCCAGGCACTTCACGGCGGTGCCTGGAAGCGGATCTGGCGCCTCCCCGTGGCGTTTCTCTGCCTGCGGCATCGACGCCTCCTTCAGCACGAATGCCCCGGATGCAAAACGCCCGCCCAGTCCGTCCGAACGGCAAACGCCATCGCGCGCCTGACCGACGACACACTCCACCCAACACAGTGTCGCTTCACCCCGCGACCGGTATCACAGCAACAGCCCGAAACAGCCTGTGCAGCCGACCTCACCCGACCCGATCCACACCCCACACCCGACACAGCCACCATGAGCGTGCTCCTACGAGTCCAGCAGCAGCTCACGGACCTGCTCACCGCAAGCGGCCCCGAGACAGCGATGAGCGCCGGCTCACCGGTCCCCGTCGCCCACTACTTCGCCGACCTGCGAGCCACCGTCGCCATGATCTTCCGGACCTGGCCCGTAGCCCGCGACTACGCCAGCACACCCTGCCTGGCCGCTGCACTTGACGCGGAGTACGCCTTCCGCGCCGCACAAGCCGAGCCGCTGCTCAACACCCCGGGCAAGAAGAAGACCTCCAAGCCCTACACCGTGCCGCCCACAGAGGGCCTCGCCGCCGGCGCGGCACTTGACCTCGCAGTGAAGCTACTCGACACACACGACCCGGTAGACGCCCGGCGTCGGTTGGCCCCGCTCGTTCAACGGCTAAGGGGGGCCGACCTCGCACTGAGCACCTGGCTTCGCCGCCCGTCTTGGATCTCGGCTTCGCTGAGAGAAGCGGTCATGGATCTTCCGGCGGGTAGAGGAGCTGCAACATGA
- a CDS encoding NUDIX domain-containing protein: MEVVVSRRQAIRESWLHRVAVTVCRDEHGLILVHRRSEQLSRFPGLYEVVVGGAVNVNESYEQAAARELVEEPGIRVLPRLLFTFLNRSGLSPHWLGVHKALVPEAVVPDPDEVAWHGWLTEPELRSALLEWRFTPDSHEAFSRYLAVRAAQP, encoded by the coding sequence ATGGAGGTGGTGGTCAGCCGACGGCAAGCCATCCGGGAGAGTTGGCTGCACCGGGTCGCTGTGACGGTGTGTCGTGATGAGCATGGGCTGATCCTCGTCCACCGGCGGTCTGAGCAGCTGTCACGCTTCCCCGGACTCTACGAGGTCGTGGTCGGTGGCGCCGTGAATGTCAATGAGTCCTATGAACAGGCCGCTGCGCGGGAGTTGGTCGAAGAACCGGGCATTCGTGTGCTGCCGCGCTTGCTGTTCACGTTCCTCAACCGCAGCGGTCTGAGCCCTCACTGGCTCGGCGTGCACAAAGCCTTGGTGCCGGAAGCCGTGGTCCCCGATCCCGATGAGGTCGCCTGGCATGGCTGGCTGACGGAGCCGGAGCTGCGGTCAGCCCTGCTGGAGTGGCGCTTCACCCCCGACAGCCACGAAGCCTTCAGCCGGTATCTAGCGGTCCGGGCCGCGCAGCCCTGA
- a CDS encoding transposase — translation MNALATLDLSPGAGIVLDDVEWRVERQEPHLGRVQLVRPDGGRQRVTFRFLVNHPKCRPSSRTAAEGVNRGRQPVTWSDVKPEKGPLMQQRFEHLMEVKCGFRSGDPLRPEPGEPRPEYDPDRTTLTARRAAKAAELAALRPAELKLLVGVGHVGVRTLERWERRRRKYGMVGCADHRWLRESGGHPSVGEEVREAILAVRDETRHHRSRVSGRTRENMIHRYLGETFPEEEIEIPGYHTLLRIWKEWFGPGGARPRYDRSAELPAKNGHVVVTRPGQVVALDTTILPVMVRENVFGDPVTVHLTLALDVYTHSICAFRLTLVSDSSVDVAMVLRDVMLPLPMRAEWDDEMEWPYPGLPAAVVAEFAGHKVAALPFFTPETVTSDHGSVYRNHHLVDVQEAMGCRILPARVLRPTDKQAVERAFGSARSLLFEKLAGYTGVDVADRGADPEGDAVLTMSEMEHLVATWVVKVWQNRRLGEFAPFWDPGGDHSPNSLFAASFAQEGFAMDIPSPDLYYRFLPEHHVKRIYRRGVKIKGLWYDAEMLHDPDRHSTRGGRYKQTWVIHREPRDRRVVFFQDPETHEWHTLRWTGLPSEDDVPAFGDARVEELLTRVREAGLKPRSDTDLLPVLLEMIGAVDPVAGWPSQIKSQRVQQAREIEQARAAAADRPQAPKDPGEEATLTAVGTPAASDSLQERAQQAARSLDSHRRRRREEVLSSSPSLAEPAPLGTRRRGRNLFLLADNEPDDRTEGPEHPDSQTTEEE, via the coding sequence GTGAACGCGTTGGCCACGCTGGATCTCTCGCCCGGTGCCGGCATCGTGCTGGATGACGTGGAGTGGCGGGTCGAGCGGCAGGAGCCGCATCTGGGCCGGGTGCAGCTGGTGCGGCCGGACGGTGGCAGGCAGCGGGTGACCTTCCGCTTCCTGGTCAACCACCCGAAATGCCGTCCCTCGTCGCGCACAGCCGCGGAGGGGGTCAACCGGGGGCGTCAGCCGGTGACGTGGAGCGACGTCAAGCCGGAGAAGGGCCCGCTGATGCAACAGCGCTTCGAGCACCTGATGGAGGTGAAGTGCGGTTTCCGCAGCGGGGATCCGCTGCGGCCCGAGCCGGGCGAGCCGCGTCCCGAGTACGACCCTGACCGCACGACGCTGACCGCGCGCCGGGCGGCGAAGGCGGCGGAGCTGGCGGCCTTGCGGCCTGCGGAGCTCAAGTTGCTGGTGGGCGTCGGCCACGTGGGGGTACGCACGCTGGAGCGGTGGGAACGCCGGCGCAGGAAGTACGGGATGGTCGGCTGCGCCGATCACCGGTGGCTTCGGGAGAGCGGGGGCCATCCGAGCGTCGGTGAGGAGGTCCGTGAGGCGATCCTGGCGGTCAGGGACGAGACGCGCCACCACCGCTCCAGAGTGAGCGGACGCACCCGCGAGAACATGATCCACCGCTACCTCGGGGAGACCTTCCCGGAGGAGGAGATCGAGATCCCGGGCTACCACACGCTGCTTCGGATCTGGAAGGAGTGGTTCGGTCCGGGCGGTGCCCGGCCGCGCTACGACCGGTCGGCCGAACTGCCCGCCAAGAACGGGCACGTGGTGGTGACCCGGCCGGGACAGGTCGTCGCCCTGGACACCACGATCTTGCCGGTCATGGTCCGCGAGAACGTCTTCGGCGATCCGGTGACTGTTCACCTCACGCTGGCCCTGGACGTCTACACCCATTCGATCTGCGCGTTCCGGCTGACGCTGGTGTCGGACTCCTCGGTGGACGTGGCGATGGTGCTGAGGGACGTCATGCTGCCGCTGCCGATGCGGGCGGAATGGGACGACGAGATGGAGTGGCCCTATCCGGGGCTGCCGGCCGCGGTGGTCGCGGAGTTCGCCGGGCACAAGGTGGCTGCCCTGCCGTTCTTCACGCCGGAGACGGTCACCTCCGACCATGGCTCCGTCTATCGCAACCACCATCTCGTGGATGTCCAGGAGGCGATGGGCTGCCGGATTCTGCCGGCTCGCGTCCTGCGGCCCACCGACAAGCAGGCGGTGGAACGTGCGTTCGGCAGTGCTCGTTCGCTGCTGTTCGAGAAGCTGGCCGGCTACACGGGAGTCGACGTCGCCGACCGCGGCGCCGACCCGGAAGGCGACGCGGTGCTGACCATGAGCGAGATGGAGCATCTGGTCGCGACCTGGGTCGTGAAAGTGTGGCAAAACCGCAGGCTGGGGGAGTTCGCGCCCTTCTGGGACCCGGGCGGCGATCACAGCCCCAACAGCCTGTTCGCGGCCTCCTTCGCTCAGGAGGGCTTCGCGATGGACATCCCGTCGCCGGATCTGTACTACCGCTTCCTGCCCGAGCACCATGTGAAGCGGATCTACCGGCGGGGCGTGAAGATCAAGGGGCTTTGGTACGACGCCGAGATGCTGCATGACCCCGACCGGCACTCCACACGGGGCGGTCGATACAAGCAGACGTGGGTCATCCACCGTGAACCCCGTGACCGGCGCGTGGTGTTCTTCCAGGATCCCGAAACGCACGAGTGGCACACCCTGCGCTGGACGGGTCTGCCGTCCGAGGACGACGTTCCCGCCTTCGGGGACGCCCGTGTCGAAGAGCTCCTGACACGCGTACGCGAGGCCGGGCTGAAGCCGCGCTCCGACACCGATCTTCTCCCAGTTCTCCTGGAGATGATCGGAGCCGTCGATCCCGTTGCGGGCTGGCCGTCGCAGATCAAGTCCCAGCGCGTCCAGCAGGCCAGGGAGATCGAGCAGGCCCGCGCGGCGGCCGCAGACCGTCCGCAGGCCCCGAAGGACCCGGGCGAGGAAGCAACCCTGACGGCCGTCGGTACACCGGCAGCGTCGGATTCGTTGCAGGAGCGGGCCCAACAGGCCGCCAGGAGCCTGGACTCCCACCGACGCCGACGGCGCGAGGAAGTCCTGTCCTCTTCGCCTTCCTTGGCAGAGCCCGCACCGCTCGGCACCAGGCGCCGAGGCCGCAACCTGTTCCTCCTGGCTGACAACGAACCAGACGACCGCACCGAAGGCCCAGAGCACCCCGACTCGCAGACGACGGAAGAGGAGTGA
- a CDS encoding TnsA-like heteromeric transposase endonuclease subunit gives MTDLQGVAAPYAAEGASYSSGPLWSHRCTWEDLLIPVSVDAGRAGLDVSDGWADRWTATWKYAGDEVTGPVRHLGHAPVADRRPMRGFTWRRDQRHRPGLESLLATGRLHGFESLEEDQLLVALDFAGDLVEVLSQPLCIRFRTREKWRRHTPDFFAVTRAGVWLIDVRPRPLIEPEDLESFAAAAEVASVCGWHYVVAAEWRPHVRSTLDAMYARRRPLRDVLGVQPGLLAHAQRGLPFGKLALTETYWPVARAHLLHLLWHRRIGVDLSQPLTDSSRVVLGGGAS, from the coding sequence ATGACTGATCTACAAGGCGTCGCCGCCCCGTACGCCGCCGAGGGCGCGTCGTACAGCTCCGGGCCGTTGTGGTCTCACCGGTGTACGTGGGAGGACCTGCTCATACCGGTCTCGGTGGATGCTGGCCGGGCTGGCCTGGATGTGTCGGACGGCTGGGCGGACCGGTGGACGGCGACGTGGAAGTACGCCGGGGACGAGGTGACGGGCCCGGTACGGCATCTGGGGCATGCGCCGGTGGCGGACCGCCGGCCGATGCGGGGGTTCACCTGGCGGCGCGACCAGCGGCACCGGCCCGGTCTGGAGTCGCTGCTGGCGACGGGGCGTCTTCACGGGTTCGAGAGTCTGGAGGAGGACCAGCTACTGGTGGCCCTGGACTTCGCCGGTGATCTGGTCGAGGTGCTGTCGCAGCCGCTGTGCATCCGGTTCCGCACGCGGGAGAAGTGGCGCAGGCACACGCCGGACTTCTTCGCGGTCACGCGGGCGGGGGTCTGGCTGATCGATGTGCGGCCCAGACCGCTGATCGAGCCGGAGGATCTTGAGAGCTTCGCCGCGGCGGCGGAGGTGGCGTCGGTCTGCGGCTGGCACTACGTGGTGGCGGCCGAGTGGCGCCCTCATGTGAGGTCCACGCTCGACGCGATGTATGCACGGCGCCGTCCGCTCCGTGACGTGCTTGGTGTCCAGCCGGGCCTGCTCGCACATGCCCAAAGGGGACTGCCCTTCGGGAAGTTGGCCCTGACGGAGACGTACTGGCCGGTGGCCCGCGCGCATCTCCTTCATCTGCTGTGGCATCGCCGCATCGGTGTCGATCTCTCTCAGCCGCTGACGGACAGCTCACGAGTGGTGCTCGGGGGAGGTGCCTCGTGA
- a CDS encoding alpha/beta fold hydrolase, translating to MTWTERVVEREGVRLACRDWGGDGPALVLLHGLAGHAGEWDALAGPLSSAYRVVAVDQRGQGASDRYPSDVSRDAFVEDVVAVADQLGLERVVLVGQSMGGHAAILTAARHPELVRALVAIEADVSGPDPEWPTHIRRWFDSWPASFPSRDAAVRFFGGGAIGVGWADGLEERGGQWWPRFDRDVMVQSVADAAQQSFAHEWERVTCPTLLMLAQSSFISPARVDELMRRRVPTMSVSICDTRHDLHLEQPDIVHGLISRFLGGPSV from the coding sequence ATGACTTGGACCGAGCGTGTGGTTGAGCGGGAAGGCGTGCGGCTCGCATGCCGGGACTGGGGTGGAGACGGGCCGGCCCTGGTGCTGCTGCACGGGCTGGCCGGCCATGCGGGTGAGTGGGATGCACTCGCAGGCCCCCTGAGCTCGGCGTATCGGGTGGTCGCGGTCGACCAACGCGGTCAAGGCGCCAGCGACCGCTACCCTTCCGACGTATCCAGGGATGCCTTCGTCGAAGACGTCGTCGCCGTGGCGGACCAACTGGGCCTGGAGCGCGTCGTCCTTGTCGGACAGTCGATGGGCGGACACGCGGCCATCCTCACCGCCGCGAGACATCCTGAGTTGGTCCGCGCGCTGGTGGCCATCGAAGCGGACGTGAGCGGTCCCGACCCCGAATGGCCGACTCATATCCGCCGGTGGTTCGACTCTTGGCCCGCATCCTTCCCCTCACGCGATGCCGCGGTCCGGTTCTTCGGCGGCGGAGCCATCGGCGTGGGCTGGGCGGATGGCTTGGAGGAACGCGGTGGGCAATGGTGGCCCCGCTTCGACCGGGACGTGATGGTCCAGTCCGTGGCGGACGCCGCCCAGCAGTCCTTTGCGCACGAGTGGGAGCGCGTCACCTGCCCCACTCTGCTCATGCTGGCCCAGTCGAGCTTCATCTCGCCCGCACGGGTCGATGAACTGATGCGCCGCCGCGTCCCGACCATGTCCGTCAGCATTTGCGATACCCGTCATGACCTGCACCTGGAGCAACCAGACATCGTGCACGGCCTGATATCCCGATTTCTCGGCGGCCCATCTGTGTAG
- a CDS encoding alpha/beta fold hydrolase, which translates to MDYGVREPARLGQTRIPDGRLLGWAEWGPADGTPVLLCPGAATSRWLGFGGGVVDSAGIRLISVDRPGLGASDPAPGRSLTSWVTDIRHLIQERALNAPSAVGFSQGAPFALALAANRLVNAVAVVSGSDELAHPRFAHSLTPQVKNMVDAVAADPYAAAASFAGFGSADTLWDLIITTSPEIDRAVYTDPVFQHSFRRAMDEAFSQGPAGYARDTALAMGRWPFDPAAVAVPVDLWYGQQDTSPAHSPDLGESLTRMIPTAARHLLPDAAGSLLWTHAEAVLRTLLGRAR; encoded by the coding sequence ATGGACTACGGCGTGAGGGAACCGGCGCGGCTCGGACAGACCCGGATACCGGACGGTCGGCTCCTGGGCTGGGCGGAATGGGGACCCGCCGACGGCACTCCGGTGCTGCTGTGCCCGGGCGCCGCCACCAGCAGGTGGCTCGGCTTCGGCGGCGGCGTCGTCGACTCGGCCGGGATCCGGCTCATCAGCGTGGACCGGCCCGGCCTCGGCGCCTCAGACCCGGCCCCCGGCCGTTCCCTGACCAGTTGGGTCACCGACATCCGGCACCTCATCCAGGAGCGGGCCCTGAACGCACCGTCGGCGGTGGGATTTTCGCAGGGGGCACCGTTCGCCCTCGCTCTGGCGGCAAACCGTCTGGTGAACGCGGTGGCCGTGGTGTCCGGCAGCGACGAACTCGCCCACCCCCGCTTCGCCCACTCGCTGACCCCGCAGGTCAAGAACATGGTGGACGCCGTCGCAGCCGACCCCTATGCCGCTGCGGCCTCCTTCGCCGGCTTCGGCAGCGCCGACACGCTGTGGGATTTGATCATCACGACAAGCCCGGAGATCGATCGCGCTGTCTACACCGACCCGGTCTTCCAGCACTCCTTCCGACGCGCGATGGACGAGGCATTCAGCCAAGGCCCAGCAGGCTATGCCCGCGACACCGCTCTCGCGATGGGCCGCTGGCCATTCGACCCCGCCGCCGTCGCCGTCCCGGTCGACCTTTGGTACGGACAGCAGGACACCAGTCCGGCCCACTCTCCGGACCTGGGCGAATCACTCACCCGGATGATCCCGACGGCGGCCCGGCACCTGCTTCCCGACGCCGCGGGCTCCCTGCTCTGGACACACGCCGAAGCCGTCCTCCGCACCTTGCTGGGCCGCGCCCGGTGA
- a CDS encoding Imm21 family immunity protein: MRRSFSYPTEVATPSQTFCSGSTERPPASGTDCFLAGRAALDAPATDWENCGVWETDGSAVLLDSAVAGADLAVEYPDGGRLPEQAQISVPAGRWSVRATHKTGDFPWVGVVQLLPA; this comes from the coding sequence ATGAGGCGCTCATTCTCGTACCCGACGGAGGTGGCGACCCCATCACAGACTTTCTGCTCAGGATCGACGGAGAGACCGCCCGCTTCCGGCACTGACTGCTTCTTGGCCGGAAGGGCCGCCTTGGACGCCCCCGCCACCGACTGGGAGAACTGCGGAGTGTGGGAGACCGATGGGTCGGCGGTTCTCCTGGACTCCGCCGTAGCCGGAGCGGACCTCGCCGTGGAGTACCCGGACGGGGGACGTCTGCCGGAGCAGGCCCAGATTTCTGTGCCCGCAGGACGCTGGAGCGTTCGCGCGACCCACAAGACGGGCGACTTCCCGTGGGTGGGGGTCGTCCAACTTCTTCCTGCATGA
- a CDS encoding TniQ family protein: MAKYTGTSPAVIAHRMGLADSKGSAIPAGSLLTLTSQQLTESAYVARLSKAEMEGLLLASLGRRYGPLNQQYASWSDSQQLTYQRSWVYLRKTQFCTRCLTEDDSLHGVMLGGRWKKRWHLPVVFACVEHRQLLKRNCPGCQHPAHAARAGILEHAATEELHPTQCRASRDWRTSSKSDAICGTYLSDGAYNPVISSDRRTRNELLALQRRIDCRLSDYGPDEITSCGELVPVAQHFMDMRAVTALIFISWPQARPLAITETLARAVGGEAKRRRLLVWDQRKRVKHGPIGDFFHEPPSRPLAVGAVLGIAERLLSADDGSGDPSALTEIYQRSAEIHPGVSARIAKAPGISPGLRRSFGPMSPRAAVDLHHRPPQKAGVPK; encoded by the coding sequence TTGGCCAAGTACACCGGGACTTCACCGGCAGTCATCGCCCACCGGATGGGCCTCGCGGACAGTAAAGGGTCTGCTATCCCCGCCGGATCTCTTCTCACGCTCACCTCCCAGCAGTTGACGGAGTCCGCGTATGTTGCCCGCCTGTCGAAGGCAGAAATGGAAGGCCTGCTCCTCGCATCTCTGGGACGGCGTTACGGCCCTCTCAACCAGCAGTACGCGTCCTGGTCCGATTCGCAGCAGCTCACCTACCAGCGGAGCTGGGTTTACCTCCGGAAGACACAGTTCTGCACACGCTGCCTGACCGAGGACGACAGCCTGCATGGGGTCATGCTCGGCGGACGGTGGAAGAAACGCTGGCACCTGCCCGTCGTCTTCGCGTGCGTCGAGCACCGCCAACTACTCAAACGCAACTGCCCCGGGTGTCAGCACCCCGCCCATGCCGCCCGAGCGGGCATCCTTGAGCACGCCGCTACGGAAGAGCTTCACCCCACTCAGTGCCGCGCTTCCCGCGACTGGAGGACGAGCAGCAAGAGCGACGCGATATGCGGCACATACCTGTCCGACGGTGCATACAACCCCGTGATCTCCAGCGATCGCCGCACGCGGAACGAGCTTCTCGCCCTCCAGAGGCGCATCGATTGCCGACTGTCCGACTACGGACCCGATGAGATCACAAGTTGCGGGGAACTCGTTCCGGTTGCTCAGCACTTCATGGACATGCGCGCCGTCACCGCGCTGATCTTCATCTCCTGGCCCCAGGCGCGTCCTCTGGCCATCACCGAGACCCTGGCACGGGCGGTCGGTGGTGAAGCCAAGCGCCGTCGGCTACTCGTCTGGGACCAGCGAAAGCGGGTGAAACATGGGCCCATTGGCGACTTCTTCCATGAGCCTCCTTCACGGCCGTTGGCCGTCGGAGCCGTTCTGGGTATCGCTGAACGTCTGTTGAGCGCCGACGACGGCTCCGGGGACCCATCGGCTCTCACGGAGATCTACCAACGATCGGCAGAGATACACCCTGGCGTTAGCGCAAGAATCGCCAAGGCGCCCGGAATATCGCCAGGCCTGCGCCGTTCCTTCGGCCCCATGTCACCTCGTGCTGCTGTCGACCTCCACCACCGTCCACCGCAGAAAGCAGGAGTTCCGAAGTGA
- a CDS encoding GNAT family N-acetyltransferase, with product MQPDDWRLTEDVDDFLARAGDFLRSRPGPHVMQLTWAERVRARGAEAFGGEAPVFGVLERAGEVHATFYRLPPRGLGLSPLTPEQADSLAARLAGLGYSLPSVSADHGSATAFAEAWQQHTGATPELRDTRLRLYRLGTLTPPQPPPAGRGRVLGEQDLEHVMYWCGEFARAVGEDVTINAGTWAGTRYADKRYTLWETPDGTPVSVAGMNPVIGGQVQVDIVHTPAHLRGRGYAGAVTAEVSRAALAAGARDVVLFADLSNPSSNALYQGLGYRTLADWAVYGFS from the coding sequence ATGCAACCGGATGACTGGCGCCTCACCGAAGACGTCGACGACTTCCTCGCCCGAGCCGGGGACTTCCTGCGCTCCCGGCCCGGCCCGCACGTCATGCAGCTGACCTGGGCCGAGAGAGTACGAGCGCGCGGAGCGGAGGCCTTCGGGGGCGAAGCCCCTGTCTTCGGCGTGCTGGAGCGGGCAGGCGAGGTCCACGCCACCTTCTACCGCCTCCCGCCCCGTGGCCTCGGCCTGTCACCGCTCACGCCCGAGCAGGCCGACTCCCTCGCCGCCCGCCTGGCCGGCCTCGGGTACTCCCTCCCCTCCGTCAGCGCGGACCACGGCTCGGCCACCGCTTTCGCCGAGGCCTGGCAGCAGCACACCGGTGCGACCCCGGAACTCCGCGACACCCGGCTCCGCCTGTACCGCCTCGGCACGCTCACCCCACCGCAGCCGCCACCGGCCGGCCGAGGCCGGGTCCTGGGCGAGCAGGATCTCGAACACGTCATGTACTGGTGCGGCGAGTTCGCCAGGGCGGTCGGGGAGGACGTCACCATCAACGCCGGCACATGGGCCGGCACCCGCTACGCGGACAAGCGCTACACGCTGTGGGAGACCCCAGACGGCACCCCCGTCTCCGTCGCGGGCATGAACCCGGTGATCGGTGGACAGGTCCAGGTGGACATCGTCCACACCCCGGCCCACCTGCGCGGCCGCGGCTACGCGGGCGCCGTCACGGCGGAGGTGAGCCGGGCCGCGCTGGCCGCGGGCGCGAGGGACGTCGTCCTGTTCGCGGACCTGTCCAACCCCAGCAGCAACGCCCTCTACCAGGGCCTCGGCTATCGCACGCTCGCAGACTGGGCGGTGTACGGCTTCTCGTGA
- a CDS encoding TniB family NTP-binding protein codes for MSDHGMPAVDNPVPFLRFGPRPDRTTYEGWQEFRKTRGLFVPVKKIALAEYRLMSPRKKSLHDLHRAATHVNMRMLETPMSVGVTDLMRSRIQNNAMRFGPGTLDGLMINGGGYQGKTETACLTAAEFEDDWRELFEQYRSHSLDAVPGTRDLISPIAYCQTPVKATPIGLCEAILDFYGAPYGKNLRGMIRNVRESIKAHATTVLMIDDITRLKMHREDDQDTLDLIRGLMDLDVTLVLIGVNIPRSGLLREGWHDPRTKQWVYAPLKKGKSYNPDASTQTERRFDLINLDPFDYSTAAGMEAFIQHLIGIENQIRLFNTGPGTLSEGDMPEYLYRRTHGIVGLLRRLAEDGLVKAMESGLEDLTTELFDEVPINLGNIPGKENERDAEAGEIPDIDTSPQSKRKPRPTKKARNKVYDDPGTPPAVGE; via the coding sequence ATGAGCGACCACGGCATGCCCGCGGTGGACAACCCCGTCCCGTTCCTGCGCTTCGGCCCCAGGCCGGACCGGACCACCTACGAGGGCTGGCAGGAGTTCCGCAAGACCAGGGGACTGTTCGTGCCGGTCAAGAAGATCGCCTTGGCCGAGTACCGGTTGATGAGCCCGCGCAAGAAGTCGCTGCACGACCTGCACCGGGCCGCCACCCACGTCAACATGCGGATGCTGGAGACACCGATGAGCGTGGGGGTCACCGATCTGATGCGTTCACGTATTCAGAACAACGCCATGCGTTTCGGTCCCGGCACCCTCGACGGGCTGATGATCAACGGCGGTGGCTACCAGGGCAAGACGGAGACCGCCTGTCTGACGGCCGCCGAGTTCGAAGATGACTGGCGGGAGCTCTTCGAGCAGTACCGGTCCCACTCCCTGGATGCGGTGCCGGGAACCCGAGACCTGATCTCACCGATTGCCTACTGCCAGACGCCGGTGAAGGCCACCCCGATCGGTCTGTGCGAGGCGATCCTCGACTTTTACGGCGCCCCCTACGGCAAGAACCTGCGTGGCATGATCCGCAATGTCCGCGAATCGATCAAGGCGCACGCCACCACCGTCCTGATGATCGACGACATCACGCGCCTCAAGATGCACCGCGAGGACGACCAGGACACCCTGGACCTCATTCGCGGCCTGATGGACCTCGACGTCACGCTTGTTCTCATCGGCGTGAACATCCCACGCTCCGGGCTGTTGAGGGAGGGCTGGCACGACCCGCGCACCAAGCAGTGGGTCTACGCGCCCTTGAAGAAGGGCAAGAGCTACAACCCCGACGCCTCCACCCAGACCGAACGCCGCTTCGACCTGATCAACCTGGACCCGTTCGACTACAGCACCGCCGCCGGCATGGAAGCCTTCATCCAGCACCTCATCGGCATCGAGAACCAGATCCGGCTCTTCAACACCGGACCGGGCACCCTGTCTGAGGGCGACATGCCCGAGTACCTTTACCGCCGCACCCACGGCATTGTCGGACTCCTCCGACGCTTGGCCGAAGACGGCCTGGTCAAGGCGATGGAAAGCGGTCTTGAAGACCTGACGACCGAGCTTTTCGACGAGGTCCCCATCAACCTCGGCAACATCCCTGGCAAGGAGAACGAGCGGGACGCCGAAGCCGGGGAGATTCCCGACATCGACACCTCGCCCCAATCGAAGCGGAAGCCCCGTCCGACGAAGAAGGCCCGCAACAAGGTCTACGACGACCCCGGCACCCCTCCGGCGGTGGGGGAATGA